In Elaeis guineensis isolate ETL-2024a chromosome 1, EG11, whole genome shotgun sequence, a genomic segment contains:
- the LOC105036080 gene encoding uncharacterized protein, which produces MINGYSKISGSANITSKSRSMDFSDLTFCSPPQAHEAPQSPTSKPPQREGKNKINDDSTWSEVEGGGGDGERFGVILSRSCSSASQRFKASERSHGRASLQAAVRRAFSMRKASEGYWRIHDTCDGDGNGELVEEEEEEEEQQQHHQRRSQRKKIGKFRRACKKLFGF; this is translated from the coding sequence ATGATCAATGGCTATTCCAAGATCAGTGGTAGTGCCAACATCACATCCAAGTCAAGATCTATGGACTTCTCAGACCTCACCTTCTGTTCTCCACCACAAGCCCATGAGGCCCCCCAAAGCCCCACCTCCAAGCCTCCACAGAGAGAAGGTAAGAACAAGATCAATGATGACTCCACATGGTCAGAGGTGGAGGGTGGTGGTGGTGATGGGGAGAGGTTTGGGGTGATCCTTAGCAGGAGCTGCTCCTCTGCTTCTCAGAGGTTCAAGGCCTCTGAGAGGAGCCATGGGAGGGCCTCACTGCAGGCAGCAGTCAGGAGGGCTTTCTCCATGAGGAAGGCCTCAGAAGGCTATTGGAGGATCCATGACACCTGTGATGGGGATGGGAATGGGGAATtggtagaggaggaggaggaggaggaagagcagCAGCAGCACCACCAGAGGAGGTCCCAAAGGAAGAAAATAGGGAAGTTTAGAAGGGCATGTAAGAAGCTCTTTGGGTTTTAG
- the LOC114913656 gene encoding LOW QUALITY PROTEIN: RAF-like serine/threonine-protein kinase PRAF (The sequence of the model RefSeq protein was modified relative to this genomic sequence to represent the inferred CDS: deleted 1 base in 1 codon), which produces MASADEESLSPKNRLKLLCSYGGKILPRPSDGQLKYVGGETRVLAVPRSISFSELKKRIREMFNNAKVVIKYQIMPEDLDALVSVTCDEDLRHMLDEYDRHEPRSPSNSPRFRLFLFSAASPPLASLSDAAATCPIEQRYVEAINGMPPAASTLSLFNISSSAATSPTSTIDLRDAFRPTRSNLLSTAPAAGGGGGKGLHRVRSTPNLGTANLSQMSNGVAPQPYGGHQQDRHHHHHHTTMASRSQRRRTETAEGCGGWGVGPCGTRCVDADVGAG; this is translated from the exons ATGGCATCGGCCGACGAGGAGTCACTCTCCCCAAAGAACCGGCTCAAGCTCCTCTGCAGCTACGGTGGCAAGATCTTGCCGCGACCTTCCGACGGCCAGCTCAAGTACGTCGGCGGCGAGACCCGCGTCCTCGCCGTCCCCCGCTCCATCTCCTTCTCAG aACTGAAGAAGAGGATCCGGGAGATGTTCAATAACGCAAAGGTGGTGATCAAGTACCAGATCATGCCGGAGGACCTGGACGCGCTCGTGAGCGTCACGTGCGACGAGGACCTCCGCCACATGCTCGACGAGTACGACCGGCACGAGCCCCGCTCACCCTCCAACTCCCCCCGCTTCcgtctcttcctcttctccgctGCCTCTCCGCCGCTCGCCTCCCTCTCCGACGCCGCCGCCACCTGCCCCATCGAGCAGCGCTACGTGGAGGCCATCAACGGTATGCCCCCCGCCGCCTCCACGTTGTCCCTCTTCAACATCTCCTCCTCCGCCGCCACTTCACCAACCTCCACCATCGATCTCCGCGACGCCTTCCGCCCCACCCGGTCGAACCTCCTCTCCACCGCCCCCGCCGCCGGCGGAGGCGGCGGCAAGGGGTTGCATCGAGTCCGGAGCACGCCGAATCTGGGCACCGCGAATCTGAGCCAGATGTCCAACGGCGTGGCACCGCAGCCCTACGGCGGCCACCAGCAGGaccgccaccaccaccaccatcac ACCACGATGGCCAGCAGGTCCCAACGCCGGCGTACGGAAACGGCGGAGGGCTGTGGAGGATGGGGAGTGGGCCCGTGCGGTACGAGGTGTGTGGATGCGGATGTGGGTGCCGGATGA